Proteins encoded within one genomic window of Fragaria vesca subsp. vesca linkage group LG1, FraVesHawaii_1.0, whole genome shotgun sequence:
- the LOC101305589 gene encoding U-box domain-containing protein 34-like: MTSVAVAVNGGDGNGSRRAVKWAVKNLMPTADRFVLVHVMPRITSIPTPSGDRIPVAELDDGVVATYVKDMKDKYEEAFTPFKKLCKSNKVETLVLEDEAPANGILSFISQSDINCLVLGSSSSNYITRKLKGPDVPTVVMKCAPESCDIHVVSKQRVITKSASPSSVCESSTANGMCNGGEDRGGSGEVNERITGSRSSYRESTVYEAYGAPSMSDLSYLSSEAFTRMEFPANASVDQERSHQNLEENLEFNSFYRGSSPISSNIERIEVEQLRAELQNTLGMYKRACEELVHAQSKVQLLSSECLEEARRVDAALENEETLRKIAAEEAAKHLKARKEIEEAKVQLTKEAYERQVAELNALKESTGKKEFVDALFSSDSRYRRYTRKEIEIATNFFSETNVIGEGGYGKVYKCSLDQTPVAVKVLRADAVEKKEEFLKEVEILSQLHHPNIVLLLGACPEIGCLVYEYLENGSLEDYISHRRNGKPSLPWTIRFRIIFEVACGLAFLHNSKTDPIVHRDLKPGNILLDRNYLSKIGDVGLAKLITDIVPDNITEYRESIIAGTLFYMDPEYQRTGTIRPKSDLFAFGVIILQVLTARHPNRLIYIVENAIANGSFADILDKTVSDWPVNEAEELARLALMCSKLRCRDRPDLETEVLPVLKRLANIADSNSKIDRNHTDAPSHYYCPILQEIMDDPHISADGFTYEYRAIKAWLDKHNVSPVTRLRLQHSELTPNHTLRSAIQEWRSRMSE; this comes from the exons ATGACGTCCGTAGCAGTGGCCGTTAACGGCGGCGATGGAAACGGAAGCCGACGCGCCGTGAAATGGGCGGTGAAGAATCTCATGCCCACTGCCGATCGCTTCGTCTTGGTTCACGTCATGCCCAGAATCACTTCAATTCCAACTCCAT CAGGAGATCGCATCCCGGTGGCGGAGCTGGACGATGGCGTGGTGGCGACGTATGTGAAGGACATGAAGGACAAGTACGAGGAGGCTTTTACTCCGTTTAAGAAGCTATGCAAGTCAAACAAG GTGGAGACATTGGTATTGGAGGATGAGGCTCCTGCAAATGGGATTCTAAGCTTTATATCTCAGTCTGATATCAATTGTTTGGTTTTGGGGTCTAGCAGTTCTAATTACATAACCAG GAAACTGAAGGGACCAGACGTACCGACAGTTGTTATGAAATGTGCTCCCGAGAGTTGTGATATTCATGTCGTTTCAAAACAAAGAGTTATCACAAAATCAGCAAGTCCCTCATCTGTTTGTG AGTCTAGTACTGCTAACGGGATGTGTAATGGAGGAGAAGATAGGGGAGGTTCCGGAGAAGTTAATGAGCGGATAACTGGAAGTCGTTCTTCCTACCGAGAGTCCACAGTTTATGAAGCTTATGGAGCCCCGTCAATGTCAGACCTTAGTTATCTAAGTTCTGAAGCTTTTACACGTATGGAATTTCCAGCAAATGCTAGTGTGGATCAGGAAAGGAGTCATCAGAACTTAGAAGAGAACCTTGAGTTTAATTCTTTCTATCGTGGAAGTTCCCCAATTTCTTCAAACATTGAGCGG ATTGAAGTGGAACAGTTGCGTGCTGAATTGCAAAATACTCTTGGCATGTACAAACGAGCTTGTGAAGAGCTGGTACACGCCCAAAGCAAG GTCCAACTACTTTCTTCTGAATGCCTTGAAGAAGCAAGGAGAGTGGATGCTGCTCTTGAAAATGAGGAAACTTTGAGAAAAATTGCTGCTGAAGAGGCAGCAAAGCATTTGAAGGCTAGGAAAGAGATTGAGGAGGCAAAAGTTCAGCTCACTAAAGAGGCTTATGAGAGGCAAGTTGCTGAATTAAATGCCCTGAAAGAGTCGACAGGGAAAAAGGAATTTGTTGATGCACTCTTCTCAAGTGACAGTAGGTACAGGAGATACACTAGGAAGGAAATAGAGATAGCAACAAACTTCTTCTCAGAGACTAATGTGATTGGTGAAGGGGGGTATGGGAAAGTTTACAAGTGCAGTCTTGATCAAACCCCGGTAGCTGTGAAGGTTCTTCGTGCTGATGCAGTCGAGAAAAAAGAGGAGTTTCTGAAAGAG GTTGAAATTCTTAGTCAGCTACACCATCCTAACATAGTTTTGCTTCTTGGAGCATGTCCAGAGATCGGTTGCCTGGTCTATGAATACCTGGAAAATGGGAGCTTGGAAGATTATATCTCCCACCGGAGGAATGGAAAACCATCTCTTCCTTGGACTATTAGGTTCAGGATAATTTTTGAAGTAGCATGTGGGCTTGCATTCTTACACAACTCAAAGACAGACCCTATTGTGCATCGAGATCTAAAACCCGGTAATATCTTACTAGACAGAAACTACTTGAGCAAAATTGGGGACGTTGGGCTGGCTAAACTCATCACAGACATTGTGCCTGACAACATAACAGAGTACAGAGAATCAATTATTGCTGGTACACTCTTTTACATGGATCCAGAGTATCAGAGAACTGGCACAATTAGACCCAAATCAGATTTGTTCGCTTTTGGGGTCATTATCCTCCAAGTATTGACAGCACGGCATCCAAATAGGCTTATATACATTGTGGAAAATGCAATTGCGAATGGTTCTTTTGCTGACATCTTGGATAAGACGGTCTCAGATTGGCCAGTAAATGAAGCAGAGGAGTTGGCTCGACTAGCATTAATGTGTTCAAAGCTTAGATGCAGGGATAGACCGGATCTTGAAACTGAAGTTCTGCCAGTTCTCAAAAGACTCGCCAATATTGCAGATTCTAATTCTAAGATTGACAGAAACCATACTGATGCACCAAGCCACTACTATTGTCCAATACTTCAG GAAATTATGGATGACCCACACATTTCTGCCGATGGCTTTACGTACGAGTACAGAGCAATCAAAGCATGGCTTGACAAACACAATGTATCCCCAGTGACAAGGCTTAGACTTCAACATTCTGAGCTGACTCCTAACCATACATTGCGTTCAGCTATACAGGAATGGAGGTCACGCATGAGTGAATAG
- the LOC101305877 gene encoding uncharacterized protein YaeR-like isoform 1, protein MSSCSFMASLLSPTPTITLQHHQKDHIRFSTNPSSRIPERNFGRHGLCFVTKAKIEGDVLEKQSVSAEDKKDYGLVSLHHVGILCENLERSLDFYQNILGLEINEARPDDKLPYRGAWLWVGSEMIHLMELPNPDPLTGRPEHGGRDRHTCVEIRDVSKLKAILDEAGKHFFPHLNFISYVNDFERNVDKGMLMAYFALSLLQVFHTRLVSLGGQRFSSEIQMKMLLNLHSSDG, encoded by the exons ATGAGCAGCTGCTCTTTCATGGCTTCCCTTCTCAGCCCAACCCCAACCATTACACTCCAACACCACCAG AAAGATCATATCAGGTTCAGCACAAACCCATCATCCAGAATTCCCGAGAGAAATTTTGGACGACATGGGCTTTGTTTTGTGACAAAAGCTAAGATCGAAGGAGATGTACTTGAGAAACAGTCAGTTAGTGCTGAAGACAAGAAGG ATTATGGACTAGTTAGTCTCCACCATGTTGGAATCTTGTGTGAGAACTTGGAGAGGTCACTCGACTTTTATCAGAACATTCTTG GTCTTGAAATAAATGAGGCTAGGCCAGATGACAAACTCCCCTATAGAGGGGCTTGGTTATGGGTGGGTTCTGAGATGATTCACCTTATGGAGCTTCCCAACCCTGACCCTCTAACTGGAAGACCTGAGCATGGAGGCCGTGATAGGCACACTTGTGTCGAGATTCGGGATGTGTCTAAGCTGAAAGCAATCCTTGATGAAGCTGGCAAGCATTTCTTTCCTCATCTGAATTTCATTTCATATGTGAATGATTTTGAAAGGAATGTTGATAAAGGAATGTTGATGGCTTACTTTGCATTATCTTTACTGCAGGTATTCCATACACGCTTAGTAAGTCTGGGAGGCCAGCGATTTTCTTCCGAGATCCAGATGAAAATGCTCTTGAATTTGCACAGTTCTGATGGCTGA
- the LOC101305877 gene encoding uncharacterized protein YaeR-like isoform 2, which produces MSSCSFMASLLSPTPTITLQHHQKDHIRFSTNPSSRIPERNFGRHGLCFVTKAKIEGDVLEKQSVSAEDKKDYGLVSLHHVGILCENLERSLDFYQNILGLEINEARPDDKLPYRGAWLWVGSEMIHLMELPNPDPLTGRPEHGGRDRHTCVEIRDVSKLKAILDEAGIPYTLSKSGRPAIFFRDPDENALEFAQF; this is translated from the exons ATGAGCAGCTGCTCTTTCATGGCTTCCCTTCTCAGCCCAACCCCAACCATTACACTCCAACACCACCAG AAAGATCATATCAGGTTCAGCACAAACCCATCATCCAGAATTCCCGAGAGAAATTTTGGACGACATGGGCTTTGTTTTGTGACAAAAGCTAAGATCGAAGGAGATGTACTTGAGAAACAGTCAGTTAGTGCTGAAGACAAGAAGG ATTATGGACTAGTTAGTCTCCACCATGTTGGAATCTTGTGTGAGAACTTGGAGAGGTCACTCGACTTTTATCAGAACATTCTTG GTCTTGAAATAAATGAGGCTAGGCCAGATGACAAACTCCCCTATAGAGGGGCTTGGTTATGGGTGGGTTCTGAGATGATTCACCTTATGGAGCTTCCCAACCCTGACCCTCTAACTGGAAGACCTGAGCATGGAGGCCGTGATAGGCACACTTGTGTCGAGATTCGGGATGTGTCTAAGCTGAAAGCAATCCTTGATGAAGCTG GTATTCCATACACGCTTAGTAAGTCTGGGAGGCCAGCGATTTTCTTCCGAGATCCAGATGAAAATGCTCTTGAATTTGCACAGTTCTGA